The genomic stretch GGCTCATTACGCCATAACCGTCCACAACGGCGGAGGTGACCTCATCGCTACCTGCAGCGCTCTGGTGTACCGGAAGGATCAGCCCCTTTCTTTTCTGTGACGGCGGACGAAGCAACGACCGGCCGTTGCCCTCTTTGTTTCGATGGCGGATGGTAATTGCCCGACAGTGACAACGGGATGGTCCAAAGGCGGAAAAGAGGCTCATGATAACCGATAAGGCAGGGAAAATCGTTGACGGGCTCTGGTATTTCGGCCGGCAGGAATCGGGAATCTACCTCCTGGAGGGATCTTCCTGCTCCATGATTATCAGTGGGGGCATGAACTGGATTCTCCCCGAGGTTCTGGATCAGATGGAGAGGTTCGGAATCGACGAGCAGCGGATAGAAAAACTCCTGATTCTGCATGCTCACTTCGACCACATCGGTCTCGTTCCATTCTTCAAGCGCCGCCTCCCCCGGCTGACGGTGTATGCTTCGGCGCCGGCCTGGAGAATTATCAACAATCCTGAAGCCATCGATACCATAAACCGGTTCAGCCGCACAACGGCGGAATACCGCGACCGGGCCCACGTTCTTGACATATATGACTGCGCCTGGCGCTTTGATGTGGGAGGTGTCACCGTCGCGGAAGGGGATGTGATCGATTGTGGTGATAATGACGTTAGAATCATTGAAACCCCGGGGCACTCATCATGTTCCGTCAGTGCCTATGTTCCCGCGAAAAAGGCGCTCTTTCCGTCCGACGGGGGAGGAATTCCCCACAGGGGCGGCATTATAGCGTCGGGCAACTCCAACTACACCCTCTTTCAGCAAAGCCTGGAAAAGCTCAGCTCACTCGAGGTTGACCTGCTCGGCGCCGACCACGGCGGCTACA from Syntrophales bacterium encodes the following:
- a CDS encoding MBL fold metallo-hydrolase; protein product: MITDKAGKIVDGLWYFGRQESGIYLLEGSSCSMIISGGMNWILPEVLDQMERFGIDEQRIEKLLILHAHFDHIGLVPFFKRRLPRLTVYASAPAWRIINNPEAIDTINRFSRTTAEYRDRAHVLDIYDCAWRFDVGGVTVAEGDVIDCGDNDVRIIETPGHSSCSVSAYVPAKKALFPSDGGGIPHRGGIIASGNSNYTLFQQSLEKLSSLEVDLLGADHGGYMTGEDARRFIGRTIDVARDFRKLMEELYCRMGSVDSAVDELIIQARASRPDFFLPSRILRGVYGQMLRHVAAMMDEGRQEGPHVPGEPGT